In the Pocillopora verrucosa isolate sample1 chromosome 4, ASM3666991v2, whole genome shotgun sequence genome, GGTCATCATCTGTTTCAGATATTTCTCAACAGATGATGCTATAGCTTTCCCGCGTTCCTTGTAAAGAAACAGTATCAATTTAGTTTACATTTAATACTAAACTTAGCAATGAACTGCTTCCAACAATGATTCGAATATCGGCATCTATAATATTTCAATTGTAAATGATCCCAAATCGCTGAAAAGGTGTCTGTCTTCACctttctcttttcccttttcacaGCGGCCGGTTTGGCAAACTCAATTTGGATTGCGGAGCGCAATCGTGAATTGTAAGGCTAATTTGACACGTTTATCTATACATAAAAGATACATGATCTATTTTTCTTGCAGCCTGGATCTGTTGCCCTTAGTTCATCAGGTAATTGTTATCACTTATACGCATATGTGGTAcgataaaattaacaatttactgaagtaattaatcaaaaataacaAACCTCTCCTCGGTTGTATTCGATTTCAGGTTTCCAATAACAAGAACATCCATGAAAAATACAGGAGGAGAAACTATAGCCCGAGGTCTGATGAAAAAGTAAAGAGGAAATGACTTAAAAATCTTAATTGGTGCTGTAACTGAGAAGGTTAaaaacagctttcttttttttttttacattaaatcgTTTGCCTAAAATTAAAACAGGagttttttgatttgtttcttgttttcccctttttccAACGTGAATATCAATGTAGTGGTGTCTACCtttacttttttctcatttatgAATGTGTTTAAGAACAGCTTAAAACGCCTGAACAATTGcctctgaaaacaaactttatgCTGACTTGTTGTCTCATGCATCGATAGGCGAGCTGTTATTAAGTAATTATGATTTGCAGAAACTCTCAAACATGAGCGAGAGAGCGCGCTGAGAGTTCAGTTCGAACCCAACTCGAGCGAACCCAACTGTTTAATTTCAGATTTTATGAAAACCAGATGACACAATGGAAGGGTCTAAAAGGTGACGCGGCATAAACGTCTAAATAACTGTCGCTTTCAACAAACAGCTAACACGTTCATTCGTACATTGATGAACGAGCTATTATTACGTATTAACGGGATTGCTCGAAACTCTATTGTCTGCTCTCTGCTTGTACATTTGATGGACAGTTCAGGTCCACCGGGTATTCGCAACTGCAGGCAATTTTTAGTCAATTTGCATTTGTAAGGGAAAACTGCAACCAATTAGAGTCCATCGAGGACCCACACGGGAGCTCTAGTGCGACCGAGGTAATTTATGCCATTAAGTAAGTAATATGTCCTTCAAACAAAAGCCATTCTGCGCCAGGTGTCTACCTTTATTCTTTTTCTCAACCCTTTTCACAGCAGCCGGTTTGGCAAACTCAGTTTGGTTGCGGAGCGCAATCGTGAATTGTAAGGCTAACCTGAGACGTTTATCTATACTTAAAAGATACATGATCTATTTTTCTTGCAGCCTGGATCTGTTGCCTTTAATAAGTGTTGTCACTTATACGCATATGTGGTAGGACAAAATGATCCATTACTGAAGTAATTAATCAACTCTAACAAACCTCTCCTCGTTTGTTTTCGGTTTCGggtttacaacaacaaaaacatccaTGACAAATACAGGAGGCGATACTATCGCCTGAAGTCTGATGAAAAAGACGGTAAAGAGAAGATTACTTTAAAATCTTAATTGGTGCCATAACTGACAAGGTTCaaacagctttcttttttttacatgaaatcGTTCGCCTAAAATTAAAACACGAGTTTGgggatttgtttctttttttcctctttttctaaTGTGGATCTCAGTGTAGTGCTGTCTACCTTTACTTTTTCTTTGCCGTGTTTGTCAAACTATTGATCGTACAGCGCAATCTTGAATTGTGAGGTGAATGTGAGAAATTGGTAGGCTACCTGATCTTTGCTGTCTCGCTCTTCATTTATCTAAGAGAGATAAAAGAAACCTTGTTCAAAAGGACAATATATTACACGTGTAGAAATCATAAAAACTCCCGAAATATTAATTTTCCATGTTTGTGTATGTATCCTATAATCTAGGGCAGAATTGTTCTGAAAATGTTAAACCTACCGATGTATAAACTATGTCTTTAGAATACTGGCCAATAACGATAACGGCTTTTAAAATCTTGTGAAACGTGAAGTTTACAATCAAGCGCTTCTTTTAATGGTAATGATCGTCGATAGAGCGACGAAAAAAGCGAATTGGTCCCACAGTACCTGGTGTGGATCGCCTTCTTCAACATTCATTTCTACTCCATTGGCTTTATGACTGGCTTGCATCTGAAAGTAAAGAATTGGGAATAATACCCGTAAGTGAATTATTTAGATCTAGGCAATCCATCGTAACATTTACCACCATGATCTGGAATGTTTAAAACgcaaaaaaaggagacaaacGACAGCCCACTTTCAAAACTCCTCATCACCAGGCTTCTTGCAATAGCAATCAGCCATGGGACTGGGCGCCTGAGATGACGTAACGAAACAACGAGTAAGGTTAACATCTAAATTGGCTCTTTCATTTTGTGTACCTCAGCAGCTCCTCTTCTCTCCTCTCGCTGTTTCTGTCAAAGTAAGCAGCAAAATGACACAAAACCTATTTTAGCACCAACGTAAGTTATTACTCAAGAGACATCCAATGCTTCTGAAGTACGCTTGTACTTATACGATCTGTTGGAATTTATATTTAGATTCACATGTTACATTTCTCAGAATTACTAGTTGATTTCATCTGTTTCTGTGTGCTTGCGGGATTTAATAAGAGACCAGGTCATATCGAAAAATGTTTCCTcctggagggggggggggttaaatGAAGCAAACGGAATTGATTTCTCCGAGCCCTTTTCCTCAGAATCACGATGAAAGTGCAACCAAGATCTCACTAAAAGGATTTTGCAAGTATTCCAAAATCAAAATGGCAATTGCTAACATTTACCTTCTCATTACATTTGCATCCGCAGCATGCCGTTTTAATCCGGCAAACGAGGTGTCCAATTATGAATATTAGGACAAAAGAGGTATAATATACAAGGTTTAAAGGTACTGGTATTGCATTTCCTTTGTCGATATATTCTAACCACATTTGAGCCCTAGAAAACTTCCACTCTTTGTCCTCATCACCCTAAAAACGAAAGTTcagtttttaagttaaaatcTATCACATGTAATAACTCATATAAATTTCCCCCAAGTTTGGTAAGATTTTAAGCTTCTTCGTGATCGAATTAGTTAGGTATACTCAGTAATAAAAGGAATTTGGTGATTTATACAAAAGTTGACTCTATTTACTCGAATCCACATTAGTCATGGTACGGACCAATGATAGTGTAGTGATCGACGTGGTTTACGTCACTAAGTACAAAGTCAACTGGCAAACATCATTCGTGGACCTATTATTTCAAGTCAAAATCTGTCACAAACCACAATTTGAGACCTACCATAACTCTTTCGAAGGAGTTATTCATCATGGCAATCAGCATGTTTAAAGCAACGATAGTGGTACAAACCAGGTAGATGAGGAAACCCAAGCGACCAAACAGTTGTGTAAGGTAAAAGGCAGGATCATCAACTGTTACTTTGTCTTCTTCTACGTAGCCAACCAGTAACCAGGCCAAGCCAATAAAAGTGATCTCGTGCCTGAAAAGTTGtgaattatgaaaaaatgaGGTGTCTTTTTCACTGGTCAGTTCATGTCAACATGTGAACTTGGCGTCTGATGTTTATCTATCTGTCACGTATTACATGGGTAAGTGTTTTTTCGTCTGTCCACTCaacaaatcaaataaagcaccttacatttcttttagcaatatttatatataaaatGATGGATGAAATATTGTCTGTTTGCTTATGGGCGCCCACTCTCCTATATAATATAGCAACCACCTACTGAGCATATGGATGGAACGCCCGGTATTGACTCTCGCCCTCCTCATGAAGTTTCACTTGAGAGACCACATAGTATGAATAAACTTTTACGAGGCCGGTTCCAAATGCCAtaaaaagcataagaaaaatgaaaataaacttgacCACATCTTTCAGCATTCTGTACAATGAAAGCTGCAAAGGGCCAAGAGTTGAGCTGACTTGAAATGCGTGAGACAGGTGAAAGAACGCTAACACTGTGGCGCTGGCATACAAGACATCTGCCACAATGAAGGCATTCTTCCTCGGTTGCCATTCTTCATGAACGCTTAACCATGTGAGGAGCCACACTATATAAGCTGCCAGGAATAAAGAAAGTGTTATTGCGTCCACGATATTCCACCATTTCGAAAAATAGATACGAAATCCTTGTTTAGGAACTTCCCAAATTTCTTGTAGGAGGAGACCAACcacaaaagaaatgacaaagacaTCTGTGGACAAATCAGAACTGCAGTTCAGTTTAACTTTTATTAAACTTCTTTTGCCAGGAAACCAATATCTGTTCCTGGGGGAAACAAATGACTGCCAAAGTGAATTAGAGACACCGTTTCattatttgttgaaaaatttaatatttggTAAATGCTTCACGCTAGCGAGATGTTGATTAAATTCCTTTGATATCgcaaaagtttaattttcagaACATTGCAGTTTGAGGTTTCTTTTgataaagacaacaaaatttttaaccCAAAGAGTAATTGAAAGTAAGCGCCCAACCTCtacttccccccttcccccccccccctacacACACACCTCCCATTAGTTTAACCATCCAATTCAGGATTATGTattaagaaataaagaaatagtCCAGGGCGCTAATTTGAACGGTATCGGCGGAATCAGCCGTTGCTTCTAGCTAATACACTGTAAGTGGTGAAATGGGCACAGAAGAGTGAATCTACAGAACTTACCAACGATTGAAACCCCTGTTGTACTTGTTCTGTAATCGTGTTCAAAGCCGAAAGTTGAGGCAAAAAGCAGGCACAGGAATGCCATGTAAAACATGGTGTGGTTTGCAAACTTATTGTGGGGATGCTCATATAGTTTCTCTATGAACGCAAGGCATCTGATATCACTCAGACAGCGCCATATCTTCATGGGTGGTCGAATTAAAACGCAATACAAAGGAGCAACAAGTAGGATGACAAGAAACTGCCAAAGGTACCAAAAAAATTTCGTTACTATGCTCTTGTCCTGCCAATCCCGTATCTCGTAAAAGATAATCTCATGGAGCATAGCTTGACATCTTGGACTTGAAACAAACTACAAATACGTATAAAGATAAACATATTAGTTTATTAGatcaataaataataatgatgggTCTTTTTAAGGTCTCAGAGCATTTAgagagatgaatttttttctatcagtGGGAAATATCTCGGGgaaaatgccctttttaagcTAAAAAGTTTATTAACCTGGGCCGGATTGTTCTAAGTACAATCAAACTAACCAAGGGTTAGCCAACAATTTTTGGCTTAGTTTTTGTAGCTTTGCAGACAGTTTTAATTggatataatttttcttcagttttgggTCACATTAAGGTAAAACCCCTCAGACCTTAGGCTCTAATGATAACTATATTTTAAGGGCAACTAATAATAGATTCAAAGTTTAATCCTGGATAATCGCTAATcgcctttgaacaactgggccctgatgGATAC is a window encoding:
- the LOC131796023 gene encoding short transient receptor potential channel 5-like isoform X1, coding for MAQDVSTENVHLQQEEGAEDVYSPLRDILKREDENDRKPENNLANQLLHALGKNDAFKCWKLLERNHAMVRLEYEYFQSDCKEANKKEQQREWRFQCNCRNCCTKMLNFCWDCCTKMFNFCRNKCKCSCCSNSEPQGSEKKSINDETKLNWIKILSNPLFIGLEWLWRTKSSCQCKFCEEDRKLVGKEKKKKDDVIESSLHDAYLLDETSSLKHYNSRDVYRESAEAYETFAAGVLEKASQNELYQIMDMKGGGCLQQNNPHQHRNFIQSLSLLKSAVNKRRKMFVSSPRCQAMLHEIIFYEIRDWQDKSIVTKFFWYLWQFLVILLVAPLYCVLIRPPMKIWRCLSDIRCLAFIEKLYEHPHNKFANHTMFYMAFLCLLFASTFGFEHDYRTSTTGVSIVDVFVISFVVGLLLQEIWEVPKQGFRIYFSKWWNIVDAITLSLFLAAYIVWLLTWLSVHEEWQPRKNAFIVADVLYASATVLAFFHLSHAFQVSSTLGPLQLSLYRMLKDVVKFIFIFLMLFMAFGTGLVKVYSYYVVSQVKLHEEGESQYRAFHPYAQHEITFIGLAWLLVGYVEEDKVTVDDPAFYLTQLFGRLGFLIYLVCTTIVALNMLIAMMNNSFERVMGDEDKEWKFSRAQMWLEYIDKGNAIPVPLNLVYYTSFVLIFIIGHLVCRIKTACCGCKCNEKKQREERRGAAEMQASHKANGVEMNVEEGDPHQINEERDSKDQTSGDSIASCICHGCFCCCKPETENKRGETSGYSFSSCIFHGCSCYWKPEIEYNRGEERGKAIASSVEKYLKQMMTTQYGELD
- the LOC131796023 gene encoding short transient receptor potential channel 4-like isoform X2, translating into MAQDVSTENVHLQQEEGAEDVYSPLRDILKREDENDRKPENNLANQLLHALGKNDAFKCWKLLERNHAMVRLEYEYFQSDCKEANKKEQQREWRFQCNCRNCCTKMLNFCWDCCTKMFNFCRNKCKCSCCSNSEPQGSEKKSINDETKLNWIKILSNPLFIGLEWLWRTKSSCQCKFCEEDRKLVGKEKKKKDDVIESSLHDAYLLDETSSLKHYNSRDVYRESAEAYETFAAGVLEKASQNELYQIMDMKGGGCLQQNNPHQHRNFIQSLSLLKSAVNKRRKMFVSSPRCQAMLHEIIFYEIRDWQDKSIVTKFFWYLWQFLVILLVAPLYCVLIRPPMKIWRCLSDIRCLAFIEKLYEHPHNKFANHTMFYMAFLCLLFASTFGFEHDYRTSTTGVSIVAYIVWLLTWLSVHEEWQPRKNAFIVADVLYASATVLAFFHLSHAFQVSSTLGPLQLSLYRMLKDVVKFIFIFLMLFMAFGTGLVKVYSYYVVSQVKLHEEGESQYRAFHPYAQHEITFIGLAWLLVGYVEEDKVTVDDPAFYLTQLFGRLGFLIYLVCTTIVALNMLIAMMNNSFERVMGDEDKEWKFSRAQMWLEYIDKGNAIPVPLNLVYYTSFVLIFIIGHLVCRIKTACCGCKCNEKKQREERRGAAEMQASHKANGVEMNVEEGDPHQINEERDSKDQTSGDSIASCICHGCFCCCKPETENKRGETSGYSFSSCIFHGCSCYWKPEIEYNRGEERGKAIASSVEKYLKQMMTTQYGELD